The Nocardioides ochotonae genome segment CCGGTACGGCGAGGTCTTCGGCAAGCTGTTCCTGATCGGGTTCTTCGCCTCGTCGTTCTCCTCGCTGATCGGCGTGTGGAGCGGGGTGAGCCTGATGTTCGCCGACTTCGTCGGCAACCTGCGCGACCTGCCCTCGGGGCACCCCGACACCCGCACCGGCGGCCGCTACTTCCGTGGCTACATGCTGTGGCTGACCTTCCCGCCGATGCTGCTCCTGCTGCTCGACGAGCCGGTCGGGCTGATCCTCACCTACGGCGTGCTCGGCGCGCTGTTCATGCCGTTCCTCGCGATCACCCTGCTGGTGCTGCTCAACAAGCGCCGCGCCGGCGCGCTGCCGCACTCCGACGTGCCGCCCGAGTGGCGCAACGGGTGGCTGTCGAACGGCTTCATGGCGCTGTGCGCGGTGCTGTTCATCGCGCTCGCGGTCAACGAGATCCGCGAGACGCTCGCGCCGTACGTGTGAGTGCGGGGTGGCCGGGTGGGCGGCTGGCGTCCGTAACTGCGCGGATAGACACCGACCCCGGCGCCCGCCCCGGGAGCGGCTCCGCACCCCGCGACACCGTCGGCGCAGGCGTCTAGGGTCGGAAGATGGCCGACCTGGAGGAGCTGCTCGTACCCGACGCCGCGGCGTGGCGGGCGTGGCTGGCCGAGCACCACGCGGACTCGCCGGGGGTGTGGCTGGTGCTGACCAAGAAGGGCGGCACCGTCACCGCGCTGACCCGCGCGGCCGCGCTCGACGACGCGCTCTGCTTCGGCTGGATCGACGGGCAGGCGCGGCGCCGCGACGAGGCGACCTCCTACCAGCGGATGACGCCTCGCACCTCGCGCAGCCGCTGGTCGCAGGTCAACGTCGGCCTGGTGGCCCGACTCGAGGCGGAGGGCCGGATGACACCCGCCGGCCGCGCGGTGGTCGAGGCGGCGAAGGCCGACGGGCGCTGGGCCGCGGCGTACGCCCCGCCCTCGACCGCCGAGATCCCCGACGACCTGGCCGCGGCGATCGCGGCCGACCCCGCCGCGCAGGCGATGTACGACGTGCTGACCAGCCAGAACCGCTTCGCCCTGATCCACCGGCTCGGGGCGATCAAGCGGGCCGAGACGCGCGAGCGGCGGATCGCGGAGTTCGTGGCCATGCTGGCCCGCCAGGAGACTCCCTACCCCCAGCGGGCCCGCCCCGGGACGCCACCGTCCTAGTCGAGCGCCAGCCCGGCCGCGGGGGTGACCCGTGCGGCGCGACGGGAGGGCAGCACCCCGGCCAGCAGGCCAGCGACCCCGGAGACCACGACCACGATCGCCAGCTGGCCCCAAGGCAGCACCACCGCGACCTCGTCCACCGCGCCGCCGACCAGCGTCCGCACCGCGACCCACGCGAACACCACCCCGATGAGCGTGCCCAGCGCCGTGGCCACCACCGAGAGCAGCACCGCCTCCACGGCGAGCATCCGGCGCAGCTGACGACGGGTCAGGCCGAGCGCTCGCAGCAGGGCGTTCTCCCGGGCGCGCTCCAGCACCGAGAGCCCGAGGGTGTTCGCGATGCCGACGAGCGCGATCACGACCGCGATGCCCAGCAGGGCCAGGACGGCGATGGTCAGCACGTCGAGCTGGAGCAGCACCCAGCCGCGCAGCGCCAGGGCGTCGGTCAGGTCGACGCCGCCCTGGGCGGCCAACGCGCCCAGGTCACCGGCGAGGTCCTCCGCGTCGGCGGTCTCGGTGGCGCGCACCCAGACCGCCCGCGGCAGCGGATCGCCGCCGAGCCGGGCGAGCGTCTCCGGCGCGACCAGCGCCGCCTCGCCCCAGCCGTCGGCGATGTCCATCCGCAGCCGTTCGGTGTGCCCGTCGACGGTGACGGCGACCCGCTCGGGGATCTCGCCGCCCGTGAGGAGATCCCCCGGGACCACGATCACGCCGGGCTCCGGTGCGACCCGCCGCGCGTCGTGGGTGAGACCCAGGGCCGGGGTGGGGTCCAGCACCGGGACCGCGCCGATGCCCTCGACCTCCGCGCGTACGCCCTCGAGCGCGGCCGCATCCCGGACGCCCGCGGTCGAGCGGACGTCGCCCAGCAGGCTCCCCTCGAGCGGCGCTCCGGTCGAGGTGAGCGCGAGGTCGATCGGGTAGGAGCGGTCCAGGTCGGTGTCGACGGAGTCGCGCGAGCTGGCCAGCCCGGTGAGGACCGCCGTGGTCAGCGTGACGCCGACGAGCAGCGAGGCTGTCGTGGCGGCGGTACGCCGGGGGTCGCGCACGGCGTTCCCGGTCGCGAGCCGGGCGGTGCTGCCGCGGCCGAGCGCGCCGACGGCGCGGACCAGTGCGGGCATGACCCACGGCCCGAGCACGAGCACGCCGGTGAAGGACAGCATGCCGCCGGCCAGCATCGCCAGCAGGTGGTGCTGCGCGACCGCCACGGCGAGCAGCCCGGAGCCGCCGAGCACCGCGAGCAGCCCGGTCACGCTGCGCAGCCGCCCGGACGCGGTGCGCACGTCGACGCCCGGGTCGGGGCGCAGCGCGGCGAGCGGGCTGACCCGGACCACCTTGCGCGTCGGCAGCCAGGCCGCCACGACGGTGACGAGCACCCCGACCGCGCCCGCCGCGGCGTACCAGGTCGGCGGCGCCCAGGAGCTGCCCAGCGTCCCGGCATCCATCTGGGTGCGGGCGAGGGCGACCAAGGCGTGGCCGAGCGCCGTGCCCACGGCGAGGCCGAGCACCGAGGCGCCGACGCCGAGGGCGAGTGCCTCGAGGCGGATGGAGCGCAGCAGCTGGCGACGGGTGGCGCCGACGCAGCGCAGCAGCGCGAGGTCGCGGGTGCGCTGGGCGAACAGGATCGAGAAGGTGTTGGCGATGACCAGCACCGAGACGAACAGCGCGATCGCGGCGAAGACCAGCAGCAGCATGGCGACCACGTCGACCTCGCGGGTCAGCTGGGCCTGCCGCTCCTGGACGAACTGCGCGGTCGGGCGCACCAGGGCGCCGGTGCCGCGGGCAGCCTCGGCGGCGCCGGGCCCGGCGTAGGCCACGGTGTCGGTGTAGAAGGTCGGGGCCCAGCGCTGCAGCTGCGACCACGGCAGGTAGAGCGCGGCCCGGTCCGAGGCGGCCGGGGTGTCGACCATGCCGACGACCGTGGCCTCGAGCGCCCGGCTGCCGGAGCCGATGCGGATCGGGTCGCCCACGGCGAGCCCGGCGGCCTTGGCGCCGTTCACGTCGGCCACGGTCTCGCCCGGCCCCTGCGGCCAGCGGCCTTCGCGCAGCTCCTGCCAGCGCAGCGATGCGACGTCGGCGAGCGGCGCGACCGTGGCCCGCTGGTCGAGCACCGCGTCCGCAGAGGTGAGCGGCAACGTGACGTCGCCGATGATCACGGCGTGCTCGCCGACCGACTCGGCGCGGCGCACGATGGTGGCGGCCTGGTCGGTGCCGAGGTCGGAGACCACCGAGTCGGCCCCGGCGTAGGGGAGCCCGACCCCGGCCACCATCCCCTCCTTGGCGGCCGCGGACAGCGCAGCGGTGACGACGACGAACGAGACGCCGATGACGACGGCGACCACGGCCGCGACGTAGCGGCGCGCGTGGGTGCGCAGCGAGGCCAGCAGCACGGTCCTCATCGCTCGCCCCGCAGCGTCGCGACCAGCGCGTCGGGCGTGGGGTCGACGAGGTGCGCACGGACCGCGCCGTCGGCGAGCACCACCACGTCGTCGGCGTACGCCGCGGCGTCGAGCTCGTGGGTGACCATCACGACCGTCTGGCGGAGCTCGCGCACCGAGTGCCGCAGCAGGTCGAGGACCTCGGCGGAGGTCTCGCTGTCCAGGTTGCCGGTCGGCTCGTCGGCGAAGACGACCGCGGGGCCGGTGATCAGGGCGCGGGCGATCGCGACGCGCTGCTGCTGGCCGCCGGAGAGCTCACTGGGTCGGTGCCCCAGGCGATCGGCGAGTCCGAGGCCCTCCACGAGGCGGGTGAGGCGCTCGGGGTCGACGCGGCGCCCGGCCAGCTCGAGGGGGAGGCAGATGTTCTGCTCGGCGGTGAGCATCGGCAGCAGGTTGAAGGCCTGGAACACGAACCCGAGCTGCTCGCGGCGAAACGTCGTCAGCTGGTCGTCGGTGAGCCGCTCCAGCGAGCGACCGGCGACGGTGACCGTGCCGGAGGTCGGCTGGTCGAGGCCCGCCAGGCAGTGCATCAGGGTGGACTTCCCGGACCCGGACGGGCCCATGATCGCGGTGAAGCGGCCGCGGGGGAGGTCCAGGTCGACCCCGCGCAGGGCGGAGACGAGGGTGTCGCCGTGGCCGTAGGTGCGGGTCAGACCGCGGGCGCCGGCGGCCACGCTGGTGAAGGTGTCGAGCATCTGGGTCATGGCCCCGAGTCTTCGCGGCTGCGGGCCCGTGGTCGTCAGGCCGTGGGACCCTCCGTCGTACGACCTGGGGATGACAGCGGTGCTCGACTGTCAGCCCGTGGCAGGGCAGCACCGCTGTCCTCCACAGCCGCCGGGGCCGGCCGGGACACGGTGCGGCTCGGCTGGGGTCAGGTGTACGCCGGGGCCGGCGCGACGGCCGCCGCGATCGGCGCCCTGCTGCGGCGGCGCGGCTGGCCGGGCGAGGTGAGGCCGTGCGCCGACTGCGCTGGCTGAGGGGGACAGCGGTGCTCGGCTGCCAGCCGGTGACGGCGGAGCACCGCTGTCAGCCG includes the following:
- a CDS encoding YdeI/OmpD-associated family protein, with protein sequence MADLEELLVPDAAAWRAWLAEHHADSPGVWLVLTKKGGTVTALTRAAALDDALCFGWIDGQARRRDEATSYQRMTPRTSRSRWSQVNVGLVARLEAEGRMTPAGRAVVEAAKADGRWAAAYAPPSTAEIPDDLAAAIAADPAAQAMYDVLTSQNRFALIHRLGAIKRAETRERRIAEFVAMLARQETPYPQRARPGTPPS
- a CDS encoding ABC transporter permease — encoded protein: MRTVLLASLRTHARRYVAAVVAVVIGVSFVVVTAALSAAAKEGMVAGVGLPYAGADSVVSDLGTDQAATIVRRAESVGEHAVIIGDVTLPLTSADAVLDQRATVAPLADVASLRWQELREGRWPQGPGETVADVNGAKAAGLAVGDPIRIGSGSRALEATVVGMVDTPAASDRAALYLPWSQLQRWAPTFYTDTVAYAGPGAAEAARGTGALVRPTAQFVQERQAQLTREVDVVAMLLLVFAAIALFVSVLVIANTFSILFAQRTRDLALLRCVGATRRQLLRSIRLEALALGVGASVLGLAVGTALGHALVALARTQMDAGTLGSSWAPPTWYAAAGAVGVLVTVVAAWLPTRKVVRVSPLAALRPDPGVDVRTASGRLRSVTGLLAVLGGSGLLAVAVAQHHLLAMLAGGMLSFTGVLVLGPWVMPALVRAVGALGRGSTARLATGNAVRDPRRTAATTASLLVGVTLTTAVLTGLASSRDSVDTDLDRSYPIDLALTSTGAPLEGSLLGDVRSTAGVRDAAALEGVRAEVEGIGAVPVLDPTPALGLTHDARRVAPEPGVIVVPGDLLTGGEIPERVAVTVDGHTERLRMDIADGWGEAALVAPETLARLGGDPLPRAVWVRATETADAEDLAGDLGALAAQGGVDLTDALALRGWVLLQLDVLTIAVLALLGIAVVIALVGIANTLGLSVLERARENALLRALGLTRRQLRRMLAVEAVLLSVVATALGTLIGVVFAWVAVRTLVGGAVDEVAVVLPWGQLAIVVVVSGVAGLLAGVLPSRRAARVTPAAGLALD
- a CDS encoding ABC transporter ATP-binding protein, translated to MTQMLDTFTSVAAGARGLTRTYGHGDTLVSALRGVDLDLPRGRFTAIMGPSGSGKSTLMHCLAGLDQPTSGTVTVAGRSLERLTDDQLTTFRREQLGFVFQAFNLLPMLTAEQNICLPLELAGRRVDPERLTRLVEGLGLADRLGHRPSELSGGQQQRVAIARALITGPAVVFADEPTGNLDSETSAEVLDLLRHSVRELRQTVVMVTHELDAAAYADDVVVLADGAVRAHLVDPTPDALVATLRGER